Proteins encoded together in one Urocitellus parryii isolate mUroPar1 chromosome 3, mUroPar1.hap1, whole genome shotgun sequence window:
- the Gltp gene encoding glycolipid transfer protein: MALLAEHLLKPLPADKQIETGPFLEAVSHLPPFFDCLGSPVFTPIKADISGNITKIKAVYDTDPAKFRTLQNILEVEKEMYGAEWPKVGATLALMWLKRGLRFIQVFLQSICDGERDENHPNLIRVNATKAYEMALKKYHGWIVQKIFQAALYAAPYKSDFLKALSKGQNVTEEECLEKIRLFLVNYTATIDVIYEMYTKMNAELDYKV; this comes from the exons ATGGCGCTGCTGGCGGAGCACCTGCTGAAGCCGCTGCCCGCGGACAAGCAGATAGAGACCGGGCCCTTCCTGGAGGCGGTGTCCCACCTGCCGCCCTTCTTCG ATTGCCTTGGGTCCCCCGTGTTTACACCCATCAAGGCAGACATAAGTGGCAACATCACG AAAATCAAAGCCGTGTACGACACCGACCCAGCCAAGTTCCGGACCCTGCAGAACATCCTGGAGGTGGAGAAGGAAATGTATGGAGCAGAATGGCCCAAAGTGGGGGCCACGCTGGCACTGATGTGGCTGAAAAG AGGCCTTCGCTTCATCCAGGTCTTCCTCCAGAGCATCTGTGACGGCGAGCGGGACGAGAACCACCCCAACCTCATCCGCGTCAATGCCACCAAGGCCTACGAGATGGCCCTCAAGAAGTACCACGGCTGGATCGTGCAGAAGATCTTCCAG GCCGCACTGTACGCAGCGCCCTACAAGTCAGACTTCCTGAAGGCCCTCTCCAAGGGGCAGAACGTGACAGAGGAGGAGTGCCTGGAGAAGATCCGCCTCTTCCTGGTCAACTACACGGCCACCATCGACGTCATCTACGAGATGTACACCAAGATGAACGCCGAGCTCGACTACAAGGTGTAG